From a region of the Actinomadura luzonensis genome:
- a CDS encoding ABC transporter permease, with the protein MTTPLESAEPAVQAAGPADDRPARHGTLRYAASKAGGALFSIAMVIVGTFFVFRLLPGDPVRNLAQGRNMTPAQLDLERHRLGLDKPLIDQFLDFVGKTLRLDLGTSYEYKRPVLDLIGERLGPTLLLTGTGLAIAVSLGIWQGTRAGWRHGTRFDRFSTGASLVLWSVPTFWLGLLLMMVLGVGIGPIPGLFPFRGIESVDAPDGFAYVLDVASHMVLPCLTLVAVVYAQYLLVMRSSLLEEVSQDYITVARAKGLRDDEVRRRHAVPNALLPTVTLVFMRIGFVVGGAVTVETIYTWPGLGQLFYEAVRVPDFTLMQGTFLLITVAVIVMNTLADVVYHFLDPRVRSA; encoded by the coding sequence ATGACCACACCTCTGGAGTCAGCGGAGCCCGCCGTCCAGGCGGCGGGCCCCGCTGACGACCGCCCCGCCCGCCACGGCACGCTGCGCTACGCGGCGTCCAAGGCCGGCGGGGCGCTGTTCAGCATCGCCATGGTGATCGTCGGGACGTTCTTCGTCTTCCGCCTGCTTCCCGGCGATCCCGTACGCAACCTCGCGCAGGGCCGCAACATGACGCCCGCGCAGCTCGACCTGGAACGTCACCGGCTGGGCCTGGACAAGCCGCTGATCGACCAGTTCCTCGACTTCGTCGGCAAGACCCTGCGGCTCGACCTCGGCACCTCCTACGAGTACAAGCGGCCGGTGCTCGACCTCATCGGCGAGCGCCTCGGCCCGACCCTGCTGCTGACCGGCACCGGCCTCGCCATCGCGGTCAGCCTCGGCATCTGGCAGGGCACCCGGGCCGGCTGGCGGCACGGCACCCGCTTCGACCGCTTCTCCACCGGGGCGTCGCTGGTGCTGTGGTCGGTGCCCACGTTCTGGCTCGGGTTGCTGCTCATGATGGTCCTCGGCGTCGGCATCGGGCCGATCCCCGGGCTGTTCCCCTTCCGCGGCATCGAGAGCGTGGACGCGCCGGACGGGTTCGCGTACGTGCTGGACGTGGCCTCCCACATGGTGCTGCCCTGCCTGACCCTGGTCGCCGTCGTCTACGCCCAGTACCTGCTGGTCATGCGCTCCTCGCTGCTGGAGGAGGTCAGCCAGGACTACATCACCGTGGCCCGCGCCAAGGGGCTGCGGGACGACGAGGTGCGGCGGCGGCACGCGGTGCCGAACGCGCTGCTGCCGACGGTGACGCTGGTGTTCATGCGGATCGGGTTCGTCGTGGGCGGCGCGGTCACGGTGGAGACGATCTACACCTGGCCCGGGCTCGGGCAACTGTTCTACGAGGCGGTGCGGGTGCCCGACTTCACGCTCATGCAGGGCACGTTCCTGCTGATCACGGTGGCCGTGATCGTCATGAACACGCTGGCCGACGTGGTCTACCACTTCCTGGACCCGCGGGTGAGGTCGGCATGA
- the lipB gene encoding lipoyl(octanoyl) transferase LipB encodes MRARPLTLLQDDLVDYDTAMRRMTDLVGQRQRDERPDTLWLLSHPSIYTVGRRTPAAHLPDPSHGIPVAETGRGGQLTYHGPGQLVGYLIVKLGEEEGIVDYVREVELRLVEALGKLGLPAERRDTPPGSELLTGVWTTETGRKIISIGMRQSRGVTSHGFALNVDGDLTPWNWAVACGMPDVDMTSVQRELGTASMPQVREVVAEAFEAA; translated from the coding sequence ATGAGGGCAAGGCCGCTGACACTCCTCCAGGACGATCTCGTCGACTACGACACGGCGATGCGGCGCATGACCGACCTCGTCGGGCAGCGCCAGCGCGACGAGCGGCCCGACACGCTCTGGCTGCTCAGCCACCCCTCCATCTACACCGTCGGCCGCCGCACCCCGGCCGCCCACCTGCCCGACCCCTCGCACGGCATCCCCGTCGCCGAGACCGGCCGCGGCGGCCAGCTCACCTACCATGGGCCCGGGCAGCTCGTCGGCTACCTCATCGTCAAGCTCGGCGAGGAGGAGGGCATCGTCGACTACGTCCGCGAGGTGGAGCTGCGCCTGGTGGAGGCCCTGGGCAAGCTGGGCCTCCCGGCCGAGCGGCGCGACACCCCGCCGGGCTCCGAGCTGCTGACCGGCGTCTGGACCACCGAGACCGGCCGCAAGATCATCTCGATCGGCATGCGGCAGAGCCGCGGCGTCACCAGCCACGGCTTCGCCCTCAACGTCGACGGCGACCTCACCCCGTGGAACTGGGCGGTGGCCTGCGGCATGCCCGACGTCGACATGACGTCGGTGCAGCGCGAGCTGGGCACCGCGTCGATGCCGCAGGTCCGCGAGGTCGTCGCCGAAGCCTTCGAAGCCGCCTGA
- a CDS encoding response regulator: MIRVLVADDEELVRSGLRLILEAAGDIAVVGEARDGAEAVAAAARLRPEVVLMDVRMPGVDGLTAAARLLAAPGAPKLVMLTTFDLDAYVHEALRLGAVGFLLKDTPPRELAAAVRTVAAGQAMLSPSVTRRLIASYADRAPSRAETARRRLAALTGREEDVIRALARGLSNAEIGRELRLTEATVKAHVSRVLAKLGLANRVQAAILVHDADLG; the protein is encoded by the coding sequence GTGATCCGGGTCCTGGTGGCCGACGACGAGGAGCTGGTGCGCTCGGGGCTGCGGCTGATCCTGGAGGCGGCGGGCGACATCGCCGTGGTCGGCGAGGCTCGCGACGGCGCGGAGGCGGTCGCGGCGGCGGCCCGGCTGCGCCCCGAGGTCGTGCTCATGGACGTGCGCATGCCGGGCGTCGACGGCCTGACCGCCGCCGCCCGCCTGCTGGCCGCGCCCGGCGCGCCCAAGCTGGTCATGCTGACCACGTTCGACCTCGACGCGTACGTCCACGAGGCGCTGCGCCTCGGCGCGGTCGGGTTCCTGCTCAAGGACACGCCTCCGAGGGAGCTGGCCGCCGCCGTCCGCACGGTCGCGGCCGGCCAGGCCATGCTGTCGCCGTCGGTCACCAGGCGGCTGATCGCCTCCTACGCCGACCGCGCGCCGTCCCGCGCCGAGACCGCCCGCCGCCGTCTGGCCGCGCTCACCGGCCGCGAGGAGGACGTGATCAGGGCCCTCGCCCGCGGCCTGTCCAACGCCGAGATCGGCCGCGAGCTGCGGCTGACCGAGGCCACGGTGAAAGCGCACGTGAGCCGGGTGCTGGCCAAGCTGGGCCTGGCCAACCGGGTCCAGGCGGCCATCCTGGTGCACGACGCCGACCTCGGCTAG
- a CDS encoding ABC transporter permease — translation MTSLAATRRRLALSRFWAEFRTHKAGLAGAVVLLVAVVLALAAPLFISEDVTSVVQGTGQKWAAPSLAEPFGTDESGRSILLMVWWGSRTSLLIGFLAALLSVVIGLVVGVAAGHFRGWAGGVLMRVTDWFLVLPSLVTALVLAAILGGSTFTIIMAIGITTWPSTARLIRAQTLAVEARPYIERSKALGAGHWHVTTRHVLPNVAPLLLASTTLEVASAIVTESTLAFLGASANKTSWGTMLRGSYDYGAATNAAWWYIFIPGLAILTVVMAFTLVGRALEAVLNPQLRRAA, via the coding sequence ATGACCAGCCTCGCCGCCACGCGCCGGCGCCTCGCGCTGAGCCGCTTCTGGGCCGAGTTCCGCACCCACAAGGCCGGGCTGGCCGGGGCGGTCGTCCTGCTGGTCGCCGTGGTCCTCGCGCTCGCCGCCCCGCTGTTCATCAGCGAGGACGTGACCAGCGTCGTCCAGGGCACCGGGCAGAAGTGGGCGGCGCCCAGCCTCGCCGAGCCGTTCGGCACCGACGAGTCGGGCCGCTCGATCCTGCTCATGGTGTGGTGGGGCTCGCGCACGTCGCTGCTCATCGGCTTCCTCGCCGCGCTGCTCAGCGTCGTGATCGGACTGGTGGTCGGCGTCGCGGCCGGGCACTTCCGCGGCTGGGCCGGCGGCGTGCTCATGCGGGTGACCGACTGGTTCCTGGTGCTGCCGTCGCTGGTGACGGCGCTGGTGCTGGCGGCCATCCTGGGCGGCAGCACGTTCACGATCATCATGGCGATCGGGATCACCACCTGGCCCTCGACGGCCCGCCTCATCAGGGCGCAGACCCTCGCGGTGGAGGCCCGGCCCTACATCGAGCGGTCGAAGGCGCTCGGCGCGGGGCACTGGCACGTCACCACCCGGCACGTCCTGCCCAACGTGGCGCCGCTGCTGCTGGCCAGCACCACGCTGGAGGTCGCCAGCGCCATCGTGACCGAGTCCACGCTCGCCTTCCTCGGCGCCAGCGCCAACAAGACGTCGTGGGGCACGATGCTGCGCGGCTCCTACGACTACGGCGCCGCCACCAACGCGGCCTGGTGGTACATCTTCATCCCCGGCCTCGCCATCCTCACCGTGGTCATGGCGTTCACGCTGGTCGGCCGGGCGCTGGAGGCCGTGCTCAACCCGCAGCTCAGGAGGGCCGCATGA
- a CDS encoding type 1 glutamine amidotransferase domain-containing protein — translation MLNGKTIAFLVAPEGVEQVELTEPWKAVKQAGGTPRLVSTGSGQIQGFNHLDKADTFAVDDTVDDADPASFDGLVLPGGVANPDFLRTQPEAVRFAKAFFDAGKPVAAICHAPWTLVEADVVRGRTVTSWPSLRTDLRNAGATWVDQEVVVDEDGQNTLVTSRKPDDLKAFCQAAIDAFGK, via the coding sequence ATGCTGAACGGCAAGACCATCGCCTTCCTCGTCGCTCCCGAGGGAGTGGAGCAGGTGGAGCTCACCGAACCGTGGAAGGCGGTCAAGCAGGCGGGCGGCACGCCCCGGCTGGTCTCCACCGGCTCCGGGCAGATCCAGGGCTTCAACCACCTGGACAAGGCCGACACCTTCGCCGTGGACGACACGGTGGACGACGCCGACCCCGCGTCCTTCGACGGCCTCGTGCTGCCCGGCGGCGTGGCCAACCCGGACTTCCTGCGCACGCAGCCGGAGGCCGTGCGGTTCGCCAAGGCGTTCTTCGACGCCGGCAAGCCGGTCGCGGCCATCTGCCACGCGCCCTGGACGCTGGTCGAGGCCGACGTGGTGCGCGGCCGCACGGTCACGTCCTGGCCGAGCCTCCGGACCGACCTCCGCAACGCCGGGGCCACCTGGGTGGACCAGGAGGTCGTGGTGGACGAGGACGGCCAGAACACCCTCGTCACCAGCCGCAAGCCCGACGACCTGAAGGCGTTCTGCCAGGCCGCGATCGACGCGTTCGGCAAGTAG
- a CDS encoding ABC transporter ATP-binding protein, protein MTETQTPAESVATSRPTLLEARDLHVEFSSRGRRARAVDGVNLAIGKGEIVALVGESGCGKTTLARTLLGLERPSSGEVRFDGAALDYRSRALKAYRRQVQLVLQDPMGSLNPRHTVYEAVAEGPRIHGLADERDVVATALSRAGLRPPDRFFLRYPHELSGGQRQRVVIAGALALDPKVLIADEPVASLDASVRGEILALLLRLRDELGLSALVVTHDLGLAWNIADRVAVMYLGRIVESGPVEQVLTAPRHPYTQALLSVLPESPERVVLTGEPPDPTRIPGGCRFHARCQVLASGRAAEAGVDGRCRGELLSVLPARPEAQAACYYADAVS, encoded by the coding sequence ATGACCGAGACGCAGACCCCCGCCGAGTCGGTCGCGACCTCGCGGCCCACCCTGCTGGAGGCCCGCGACCTGCACGTGGAGTTCAGCTCCCGGGGCCGCAGGGCGCGCGCCGTGGACGGCGTCAACCTGGCGATCGGCAAGGGCGAGATCGTCGCGCTGGTCGGCGAGTCGGGCTGCGGCAAGACCACGCTCGCCCGCACCCTGCTCGGCCTGGAACGCCCCTCCTCGGGCGAGGTCCGCTTCGACGGGGCCGCGCTCGACTACCGCTCGCGGGCGCTCAAGGCGTACCGGCGGCAGGTGCAGCTCGTCCTCCAGGACCCGATGGGCTCGCTCAACCCCCGGCACACCGTGTACGAGGCCGTCGCCGAGGGCCCGCGCATCCACGGCCTGGCCGACGAGCGGGACGTCGTGGCCACGGCCCTGTCCCGGGCCGGGCTCCGCCCGCCGGACCGCTTCTTCCTGCGCTACCCGCACGAGCTGTCGGGCGGGCAGCGGCAGCGCGTGGTGATCGCGGGCGCGCTCGCGCTGGACCCGAAGGTGCTGATCGCCGACGAGCCGGTGGCCTCCCTGGACGCGTCGGTGCGCGGCGAGATCCTGGCGCTGCTGCTCCGGCTGCGCGACGAGCTGGGCCTGTCGGCGCTGGTCGTCACGCACGACCTCGGGCTGGCGTGGAACATCGCCGACCGGGTGGCGGTCATGTACCTCGGCAGGATCGTCGAGTCGGGGCCGGTGGAGCAGGTGCTGACCGCGCCGCGGCACCCGTACACGCAGGCGCTGCTGTCGGTGCTGCCGGAGTCGCCCGAGCGGGTGGTGCTGACCGGCGAGCCGCCGGACCCGACCCGCATCCCGGGCGGCTGCCGCTTTCACGCCCGCTGCCAGGTGCTCGCCTCCGGGCGGGCGGCCGAGGCCGGGGTGGACGGCCGGTGCCGGGGCGAGCTGCTGTCCGTGCTGCCCGCGCGGCCCGAGGCGCAGGCGGCCTGCTACTACGCGGACGCGGTGAGCTAG
- a CDS encoding heavy-metal-associated domain-containing protein produces MTVTTYQVEGMTCGHCVSSVTEEVGGLAGVSGVEVDLASGAMTVTSAAPLERAAVEAAVNEAGYELAGKVELLPLAGGGVNGGADGGSCCGSGGCH; encoded by the coding sequence ATGACTGTCACGACATACCAGGTTGAGGGCATGACCTGTGGCCATTGCGTCAGCTCCGTGACCGAGGAGGTCGGGGGCCTGGCGGGGGTCAGCGGGGTCGAGGTGGATCTGGCCTCCGGGGCCATGACGGTGACCAGCGCGGCGCCGCTCGAACGGGCCGCGGTGGAGGCCGCCGTCAACGAGGCGGGCTACGAGCTGGCCGGCAAGGTCGAGCTGCTGCCCCTGGCGGGCGGCGGGGTGAACGGCGGGGCGGACGGCGGGTCCTGCTGCGGCTCCGGCGGCTGTCACTGA
- a CDS encoding ABC transporter ATP-binding protein — MSLLELDDVSVTYRIAAGEVPAVRGVSLTLGSGAALGVAGESGSGKSTLAMALLRLLPRDARVGGRILLDGEDVAAMKWGRLRAVRWAEASIIFQGAQHGLNPVRRIGDQIAEPLLTHNLARPEGARKRVTELLEQVGLPAWRARSYPHELSGGQRQRVMIAMALACSPRLIIADEPTTALDVMVQAQVLTLIKELVAEHGISLIMISHDLSVLADVCDQLAVMYAGRVVEHGPSAQVFHDPKHPYSRALAAAFPTVGDPASRMAPKGLGGDPPDPMQLPTGCAFHPRCPVALAECPTLDVELWPAGPGRSAACVHVRAKEEAR, encoded by the coding sequence ATGAGCCTCTTGGAACTCGACGACGTGTCCGTGACGTACCGCATCGCGGCGGGCGAGGTGCCCGCCGTGCGCGGCGTGTCGCTGACCCTCGGCTCCGGAGCGGCACTCGGAGTCGCCGGCGAGTCGGGATCCGGCAAGTCGACGCTGGCCATGGCGCTGCTCCGGCTCCTGCCCCGGGACGCGCGCGTCGGCGGCCGGATCCTGCTCGACGGCGAGGACGTCGCCGCCATGAAGTGGGGCCGCCTGCGCGCGGTCCGCTGGGCGGAGGCGTCGATCATCTTCCAGGGCGCCCAGCACGGGCTCAACCCGGTGCGCAGGATCGGCGACCAGATCGCCGAGCCGCTGCTCACGCACAACCTGGCCAGACCGGAGGGCGCCCGCAAGCGGGTGACCGAGCTGCTGGAGCAGGTCGGGCTGCCGGCCTGGCGGGCGCGCAGCTACCCGCACGAGCTGTCGGGCGGGCAGCGGCAGCGCGTGATGATCGCGATGGCGCTGGCCTGCTCGCCCCGCCTGATCATCGCCGACGAGCCGACCACCGCGCTCGACGTGATGGTCCAGGCGCAGGTCCTGACGCTGATCAAGGAGCTGGTGGCCGAGCACGGCATCTCGCTGATCATGATCTCGCACGACCTGTCGGTGCTCGCCGACGTCTGCGACCAGCTCGCCGTCATGTACGCCGGCCGCGTCGTCGAGCACGGCCCCTCCGCGCAGGTCTTCCACGACCCGAAGCACCCCTACAGCAGGGCGCTGGCGGCGGCGTTCCCGACCGTGGGCGACCCGGCCTCGCGCATGGCCCCGAAGGGGCTCGGCGGCGACCCGCCCGACCCCATGCAGCTCCCGACCGGCTGCGCCTTCCACCCGCGCTGCCCGGTCGCGCTGGCGGAGTGCCCCACCCTGGACGTGGAGCTCTGGCCGGCCGGCCCCGGCCGCAGCGCGGCCTGCGTGCACGTACGGGCGAAGGAGGAGGCTCGATGA
- a CDS encoding amino acid permease, with protein MTVDEDSRRLAELGYKQELARTWSGFSNFAISFSIISILAGCFTTFGQAWNNGGPIAISWGWPVISLFILIIGLCMSELVSAYPTAGGIYWWAATMGKPVHGWFTGWLNLIGLVAVTASVDYGCATFLNITLNRLTGGGWEATLPQAFLLFVVILALHALINIYSHKLISLLQNVSVWWHVAGAAIVVAILIFAPDSHQSASFVFFGTNNNSGFGSGADGVPFWLYVLPLGFLLTQYTITGFDACAHVSEETHGAARTAARGLWQSIFYSAIGGWILLLAFLFAATNVDELNKQSGFVGAIFETALSSPLATAIFAISTIGQFFCGMSCVTSMSRMTYAFSRDGAVPGWRLWSKVDRNRTPVNAIVAGCVVAALITLPALYAPAGLTTPVAFYAVVSIAVIGLYLAFLIPIWLRLRMGAAFRPGPWTLGRKYKAMCWIACVEIVVVSIYFIMPFSPAGVPGNPGFTWTSFNYAPIAVGVVLILIALWWTLSARHWFTGPRRTVDEPETV; from the coding sequence ATGACCGTTGACGAGGATTCCAGGCGACTCGCCGAGCTCGGCTACAAGCAGGAGCTCGCGCGCACCTGGAGCGGATTCTCGAACTTCGCCATCTCCTTCTCCATCATCTCGATCCTCGCCGGCTGCTTCACGACCTTCGGACAGGCCTGGAACAACGGCGGCCCCATCGCCATCTCGTGGGGCTGGCCGGTGATCTCGCTGTTCATCCTCATCATCGGCCTCTGCATGTCGGAGCTGGTCTCGGCGTACCCGACGGCGGGCGGCATCTACTGGTGGGCCGCCACGATGGGCAAGCCCGTCCACGGCTGGTTCACCGGCTGGCTCAACCTCATCGGGCTCGTCGCCGTCACCGCCTCCGTCGACTACGGCTGCGCCACGTTCCTCAACATCACCCTCAACCGCCTGACCGGCGGCGGCTGGGAGGCCACCCTCCCGCAGGCGTTCCTGCTGTTCGTCGTCATCCTCGCCCTGCACGCGCTGATCAACATCTACAGCCACAAGCTGATCTCGCTCCTGCAGAACGTCTCCGTCTGGTGGCACGTCGCGGGCGCCGCGATCGTCGTCGCCATCCTGATCTTCGCCCCGGACAGCCACCAGTCGGCGTCCTTCGTCTTCTTCGGCACCAACAACAACTCCGGCTTCGGCTCCGGCGCCGACGGCGTGCCGTTCTGGCTGTACGTGCTGCCGCTCGGCTTCCTGCTCACCCAGTACACGATCACCGGCTTCGACGCCTGCGCCCACGTCTCGGAGGAGACCCACGGCGCGGCCAGGACCGCCGCCCGCGGCCTGTGGCAGTCGATCTTCTACTCGGCGATCGGCGGCTGGATCCTGCTGCTGGCGTTCCTGTTCGCCGCGACGAACGTGGACGAGCTCAACAAACAGTCCGGTTTCGTCGGCGCCATCTTCGAGACCGCGCTGTCCTCGCCGCTCGCCACCGCGATCTTCGCCATCTCCACCATCGGCCAGTTCTTCTGCGGCATGAGCTGCGTGACCTCGATGTCGCGCATGACGTACGCCTTCTCCAGGGACGGCGCGGTGCCCGGCTGGCGGCTGTGGTCGAAGGTGGACCGCAACCGCACGCCCGTCAACGCGATCGTCGCCGGCTGCGTGGTGGCCGCCCTGATCACCCTGCCCGCACTCTACGCCCCGGCCGGCCTGACCACCCCGGTCGCCTTCTACGCCGTCGTCTCGATCGCCGTCATCGGCCTCTACCTGGCCTTCCTCATCCCGATCTGGCTCCGCCTGCGCATGGGCGCCGCCTTCCGGCCCGGGCCGTGGACGCTGGGGCGCAAGTACAAGGCGATGTGCTGGATCGCCTGCGTCGAGATCGTGGTCGTCTCGATCTACTTCATCATGCCGTTCAGCCCGGCCGGGGTGCCGGGGAACCCGGGCTTCACCTGGACGTCGTTCAACTACGCGCCGATCGCGGTGGGCGTCGTCCTGATCCTCATCGCCCTGTGGTGGACCCTCTCCGCCCGCCACTGGTTCACCGGCCCCCGCCGCACCGTCGACGAGCCCGAGACCGTCTGA
- a CDS encoding ribosomal maturation YjgA family protein: MPRPITALAAVLTVAAGLGVRLLWDGPVPKYAGDALYTVLIYALVLLALPRTRPWAAALASAGLSWAIEFAQLGEIPAVLRPLLGSTFNPPDLLWYTVGAGAAWALHTAARARPPGQ; the protein is encoded by the coding sequence GTGCCCCGCCCGATCACCGCTCTCGCCGCCGTCCTGACCGTCGCCGCCGGGCTGGGCGTGCGCCTGCTGTGGGACGGCCCGGTGCCGAAGTACGCCGGCGACGCGCTCTACACCGTCCTGATCTACGCGCTCGTGCTGCTCGCGCTGCCCCGGACGCGGCCGTGGGCGGCCGCCCTGGCGTCGGCCGGGCTGAGCTGGGCGATCGAGTTCGCCCAGCTCGGGGAGATCCCGGCGGTGCTGCGGCCGCTGCTCGGCAGCACGTTCAACCCGCCCGACCTGCTCTGGTACACCGTGGGCGCGGGCGCCGCGTGGGCGCTCCACACGGCCGCCCGCGCCCGGCCGCCAGGTCAGTGA
- a CDS encoding PspC domain-containing protein translates to MYRSREHRILAGVCGGIADKLGLPPTLVRILWLLLSLIPGPLWVVYVAMWILVPEEPKGYRTV, encoded by the coding sequence ATGTACCGCTCACGAGAGCACAGGATCCTCGCCGGCGTCTGCGGCGGCATCGCCGACAAGCTGGGCCTCCCGCCCACCCTGGTCCGGATCCTCTGGCTGCTCCTTTCCCTCATTCCCGGACCGCTGTGGGTCGTCTACGTCGCGATGTGGATCCTCGTCCCCGAGGAGCCGAAGGGCTACCGCACCGTGTGA
- a CDS encoding ABC transporter substrate-binding protein, with protein sequence MRKWLARLAALGVAVLIAGQGTTAALAQDPSAGKKILKVGATQAMDSMNPFLAVRLVSTSIHRWMYGYLTVPDSKTLQPSPDLAESWTTSPDGLTWTFKIRQAKWSDGQPITADDAAWTFNKMMTDEAAKTANGPAVENFESVTANGQDLVIKLKAPQASMLENPVPIMPKHVWESVTDMANYDAEKYPSVSSGPYIAVEHKKDQYVKLQANPNYWRGKPKIDELQVIFYDNPQAAIAGLKKGDIDLIGRLSPPEFEAIQNDPNIEAWNTQGRRAAYLQINHGATTNDGKPLGDGHPALKDLKVRQALHYAIDKQKLVDEVQNGLAKPADGSIVPPLYKDWFWEATGEEKVTYDPAKANQILDDAGYKKGADGVRTMPDGKRKLEFRFSIHTDTPIEDKLAEYLTGFFKEIGITLTTKKLDSSKFTEETGVTGLFDIAISGWSVNPDPEEVLATHLCSRRPAPNGEGGGTESFFCDDTFEKLYQEQLKELDRPKRVELIKQMQERLYTQAPIIAIYYTNDLEGYRKDKITSITPIPEDKGLLYGGSGYWPFYTVDVKATSAASAGGGGGSNTGLIAGIVGVVVVLGLGAFFLTRRRKSTADERE encoded by the coding sequence ATGAGGAAATGGCTCGCGCGCCTGGCAGCGCTGGGCGTGGCGGTGTTAATCGCAGGTCAAGGCACAACGGCGGCCCTCGCGCAGGATCCGTCGGCGGGGAAGAAGATCCTGAAGGTCGGCGCGACGCAGGCCATGGACTCCATGAACCCGTTCCTCGCGGTCCGCCTGGTCTCGACCTCGATCCACCGCTGGATGTACGGCTACCTCACGGTGCCCGACTCCAAGACCCTCCAGCCGAGCCCCGACCTGGCCGAGTCGTGGACGACCTCGCCCGACGGGCTCACCTGGACGTTCAAGATCCGCCAGGCGAAGTGGTCCGACGGCCAGCCGATCACGGCCGACGACGCCGCCTGGACGTTCAACAAGATGATGACCGACGAGGCCGCCAAGACGGCGAACGGCCCCGCGGTCGAGAACTTCGAGAGCGTCACGGCCAACGGCCAGGACCTCGTCATCAAGCTCAAGGCGCCGCAGGCGTCCATGCTGGAGAACCCGGTCCCGATCATGCCCAAGCACGTCTGGGAATCGGTGACCGACATGGCGAACTACGACGCCGAGAAGTACCCGTCGGTGAGCAGCGGCCCGTACATCGCGGTCGAGCACAAGAAGGACCAGTACGTCAAGCTGCAGGCCAACCCCAACTACTGGCGGGGCAAGCCGAAGATCGACGAGCTGCAGGTCATCTTCTACGACAACCCGCAGGCCGCCATCGCCGGCCTGAAGAAGGGCGACATCGACCTCATCGGCCGGCTCAGCCCGCCCGAGTTCGAGGCGATCCAGAACGACCCGAACATCGAGGCCTGGAACACCCAGGGCCGCCGGGCCGCGTACCTGCAGATCAACCACGGCGCCACCACCAACGACGGCAAGCCGCTCGGCGACGGGCACCCGGCGCTGAAGGACCTCAAGGTCCGCCAGGCCCTGCACTACGCCATCGACAAGCAGAAGCTCGTCGACGAGGTCCAGAACGGCCTGGCCAAGCCCGCCGACGGCTCGATCGTGCCGCCGCTGTACAAGGACTGGTTCTGGGAGGCCACCGGCGAGGAGAAGGTCACCTACGACCCGGCCAAGGCCAACCAGATCCTCGACGACGCCGGCTACAAGAAGGGCGCCGACGGCGTCCGCACGATGCCCGACGGCAAGCGCAAGCTGGAGTTCCGCTTCAGCATCCACACCGACACCCCGATCGAGGACAAGCTCGCGGAGTACCTGACCGGCTTCTTCAAGGAGATCGGCATCACGCTGACCACCAAGAAGCTCGACTCCAGCAAGTTCACCGAGGAGACCGGCGTCACCGGCCTGTTCGACATCGCGATCAGCGGCTGGTCGGTCAACCCCGACCCCGAGGAGGTGCTGGCCACCCACCTGTGCAGCAGGCGGCCGGCCCCCAACGGCGAGGGCGGCGGCACCGAGTCGTTCTTCTGCGACGACACCTTCGAGAAGCTCTACCAGGAGCAGCTCAAGGAGCTCGACCGGCCCAAGCGCGTCGAGCTGATCAAGCAGATGCAGGAGCGGCTCTACACGCAGGCGCCGATCATCGCGATCTACTACACCAACGACCTCGAGGGCTACCGCAAGGACAAGATCACCAGCATCACCCCGATCCCCGAGGACAAGGGCCTGCTCTACGGCGGCAGCGGCTACTGGCCGTTCTACACCGTGGACGTCAAGGCCACGTCGGCGGCGAGCGCGGGCGGCGGCGGCGGCTCGAACACCGGGCTCATCGCCGGGATCGTCGGTGTCGTGGTGGTCCTCGGCCTCGGCGCCTTCTTCCTGACCAGGCGGCGCAAGAGCACCGCAGACGAGCGCGAATGA
- a CDS encoding HAD domain-containing protein, translating into MKPLLLLDVDGVLNPIGRPAPGYRQFRCLIDDETYVVHLDPRHGPRLLGLAAATGAELVWATTWEHHANDWIAPRIGLPSLPVIGVNAAAGPVSEHGEMFKTPHVAAYAGRRPFVWFDDQVWAEDEEYLRVHQGLGDFLLVHVDPARGLTSRHLGMAHEWLTLTGFSQGS; encoded by the coding sequence GTGAAACCCCTGCTGCTGCTCGACGTGGACGGCGTGCTCAACCCGATCGGCCGCCCCGCCCCCGGCTACCGGCAGTTCCGCTGCCTCATCGACGACGAGACCTACGTCGTGCACCTCGACCCGCGGCACGGCCCCCGCCTGCTCGGCCTCGCCGCCGCCACCGGGGCCGAGCTGGTGTGGGCGACGACCTGGGAGCACCACGCCAACGACTGGATCGCGCCGCGCATCGGCCTGCCGTCGCTGCCCGTCATCGGCGTCAACGCCGCGGCCGGGCCGGTCAGTGAGCACGGCGAGATGTTCAAGACCCCGCACGTGGCGGCGTACGCGGGGCGGCGGCCGTTCGTCTGGTTCGACGACCAGGTGTGGGCCGAGGACGAGGAGTACCTCAGGGTCCATCAGGGTCTCGGCGATTTCCTGCTCGTGCACGTCGACCCCGCACGCGGACTGACCAGCCGTCATCTGGGCATGGCACATGAGTGGCTGACCCTTACAGGGTTTTCTCAGGGTTCCTGA